One region of Hordeum vulgare subsp. vulgare unplaced genomic scaffold, MorexV3_pseudomolecules_assembly, whole genome shotgun sequence genomic DNA includes:
- the LOC123420366 gene encoding 30S ribosomal protein S18, chloroplastic, giving the protein MYTSKQPFLKSKQPFSKSKQTFNKSKQPFRKSKQTFRKFKQPFRKSKQPFRRRPRIGPGDRIDYRNMSLINRFISEQGKILSRRINRLTLKQQRLITLAIKQARILSFLPFRNYENEKQFQAQSISIITGSRPRKNRHIPQLTQKYNSNRNLRNYNQNLRNNNRNLSSDC; this is encoded by the coding sequence ATGTATACATCTAAACAACCTTTTCTTAAATCTAAGCAACCCTTTAGTAAATCCAAGCAAACTTTTAATAAATCCAAGCAACCCTTTCGTAAATCCAAGCAAACTTTTCGTAAATTCAAACAACCTTTTCGTAAATCTAAACAACCTTTTCGTAGGCGTCCCCGGATTGGCCCGGGAGATCGAATTGATTATAGAAACATGAGTTTAATTAATAGATTTATTAGTGAACAAGGAAAAATATTATCGAGACGAATAAATAGATTAACCTTGAAACAACAACGATTAATTACTCTTGCTATAAAACAGGCTCGTATTTTATCTTTTTTACCGTTTCGTAACTATGAGAACGAAAAACAATTTCAAGCCCAGTCAATTTCAATAATTACAGGTTCTAGACCCAGAAAAAATAGACATATTCCTCAATTAACGCAAAAGTACAATTCCAATCGAAACTTAAGAAACTACAACCAaaatttaagaaacaacaaccggAACTTAAGTTCCGATTGTTGA